The Octadecabacter arcticus 238 genome contains a region encoding:
- a CDS encoding DUF6497 family protein gives MTTFRFKMQRPNVKIGVQVVYAVCTLCATSVLAAETGADNIPVPSGQALSFIEFISEAEGDTVRFRFLTPDIGTAFDYIDVAADFQTVCDDQVIPVLDANALAPSQIVLSMSAVDIPFGEDRPDILQFFEIFRPENGTCIWEEF, from the coding sequence ATGACAACATTCCGCTTTAAGATGCAGCGCCCAAACGTGAAGATTGGTGTACAGGTTGTGTACGCGGTGTGTACGCTGTGTGCCACGTCTGTGTTGGCCGCTGAAACGGGTGCAGACAACATTCCTGTGCCGTCCGGACAGGCGTTGTCGTTCATTGAATTCATTTCTGAGGCTGAAGGCGACACAGTGCGTTTTCGCTTTCTGACACCTGACATTGGCACTGCATTCGACTACATAGATGTGGCCGCTGATTTCCAAACGGTCTGCGACGACCAAGTGATACCCGTGCTGGACGCAAATGCACTTGCGCCCAGTCAGATCGTGCTGTCCATGTCGGCTGTGGATATCCCCTTTGGTGAGGATCGTCCGGACATTCTGCAGTTTTTTGAAATTTTTAGGCCTGAAAATGGCACCTGTATCTGGGAGGAATTCTGA
- the betA gene encoding choline dehydrogenase, with protein sequence MQAEYVIVGAGSAGCAMAYRLAEAGKSVIVIETGGSDVGPFINMPAALSYPMSMKRYDWGFKSEPEPHLGGRKLACPRGKVIGGSSSINGMIYVRGHARDFDHWAESGADGWAYADVLPYYKRMEDWHDGGRGGDADWRGQGGPLHVTRGPGDNPLTQAFIIAGGQAGYQLTSDYNGQQQEGFGPFDATIWQGKRWSAASAYLRPAQATGNCEVIQGTAARIVIVDGRATGVELTDGRIVSADAEVIIAASAINSPKLLMLSGIGPAKHLSEHGITVVADRAGVGQNLQDHLELYVQMAAKGRHSLYKYWSLLGKALVGARWLFTKTGIGASNQFEACGFIRSKAGLDYPDIQFHFLPLAVRYDGVGAREGYQAHVGPMRSKSRGAVTLNSADPKDDPSIFFNYMSHPEDWEEFRACIRLTREIFGQDAFVPFACDELIPGIDVQSDAALDDTIRKHAESAYHPCGTCKMGRADDPDAVVDPVGRVIGVTGLRVADSSIFPRITNGNLNAPSIMVGEKMADHVLGKQPIAPSNDAPWIHPDWKTAQR encoded by the coding sequence ATGCAAGCCGAATATGTCATCGTAGGTGCGGGCAGCGCGGGTTGCGCTATGGCTTACCGCCTTGCCGAAGCCGGTAAATCCGTCATCGTCATCGAAACTGGCGGCAGTGATGTCGGTCCTTTTATCAACATGCCCGCAGCCTTGTCCTACCCTATGAGCATGAAACGCTACGATTGGGGGTTTAAAAGCGAACCCGAACCCCACCTTGGTGGGCGCAAACTGGCCTGTCCGCGTGGCAAGGTCATTGGTGGATCATCTTCAATCAACGGCATGATCTATGTGCGTGGCCATGCCCGTGATTTCGATCATTGGGCCGAAAGTGGTGCTGATGGTTGGGCCTACGCTGACGTGCTGCCGTATTACAAACGGATGGAAGACTGGCACGACGGCGGGCGCGGTGGCGACGCGGATTGGCGTGGCCAAGGCGGGCCGTTGCATGTCACCCGTGGACCCGGCGACAATCCGTTGACGCAGGCGTTCATCATAGCGGGCGGGCAGGCGGGGTATCAGCTGACGTCTGACTACAACGGGCAGCAACAAGAAGGCTTCGGTCCGTTTGATGCCACCATTTGGCAGGGCAAACGCTGGTCTGCAGCGTCTGCCTATCTGCGACCTGCGCAAGCGACCGGAAATTGTGAAGTTATCCAAGGCACCGCCGCGCGCATCGTGATTGTCGATGGTCGCGCAACGGGTGTTGAGTTGACCGACGGGCGGATCGTTTCCGCAGACGCCGAAGTCATCATAGCGGCCTCTGCGATCAATTCGCCCAAGCTGTTGATGTTGTCGGGCATTGGCCCCGCCAAACACCTGTCCGAACACGGAATTACGGTTGTGGCCGATCGCGCCGGAGTTGGACAAAACCTGCAAGACCACCTTGAGCTTTACGTTCAGATGGCCGCAAAGGGCCGTCATAGCCTTTACAAATATTGGTCTTTATTGGGCAAAGCACTGGTCGGCGCGCGCTGGTTGTTTACAAAAACCGGCATTGGCGCGTCCAATCAGTTCGAAGCCTGCGGTTTTATCAGATCCAAAGCCGGCTTGGACTATCCTGACATTCAGTTTCATTTTCTCCCGCTCGCCGTGCGCTATGACGGTGTTGGCGCGCGCGAGGGATATCAGGCCCATGTTGGACCGATGCGGTCCAAATCACGCGGCGCGGTCACGCTAAATTCAGCCGATCCCAAAGATGATCCGAGCATCTTTTTCAACTACATGTCGCACCCCGAAGATTGGGAAGAGTTTCGCGCCTGCATCCGCCTCACACGTGAGATTTTTGGTCAAGACGCCTTTGTGCCCTTCGCCTGCGATGAACTGATCCCGGGCATAGATGTGCAATCTGACGCGGCCTTGGATGATACGATCCGTAAGCACGCGGAGAGTGCTTATCACCCGTGCGGCACTTGCAAAATGGGCCGTGCGGACGATCCCGATGCGGTGGTCGATCCGGTGGGCCGCGTGATTGGTGTGACAGGACTGCGGGTCGCGGACAGTTCAATCTTCCCGCGCATCACTAACGGCAATCTAAATGCGCCCTCCATCATGGTCGGGGAGAAAATGGCCGATCATGTGTTGGGAAAACAGCCAATTGCGCCCAGCAATGATGCACCTTGGATTCACCCTGATTGGAAAACAGCGCAACGTTAA
- a CDS encoding multidrug effflux MFS transporter has product MSSFPKTRFLDRTTPPHIATLILMAGIGALSLNVFLPSLPTMAEHFGVEYALMQLSVSAYLATTALVQVAIGPFSDRYGRRPVMIGTVVIFTIASVGAVYAPNFTVFLIFRLLQTAIATGFVISRAVVRDMVPQDQAASMIGYVTMGMSIVPMMGPAVGGVLDEAFGWQASFWMLAGGGLLLLILLYFDQGETFIKREGGFAAQVREYPKLLTSQRFWGYCLAAAFASGAFFAYLGGAPFVGTEVFAMEPAELGLYFGSPAIGYLIGNGLSGRYSVRVGVNRMVLIGALLTVAGMSTLMLLDLAGFSYPLVFFGFMICIGLGNGILLPNANAGMLSVRPALAGSAAGLGGAFMIGGGAALSVIAGFVLGPDTGARPLIILMLLTTLASVVCALWVMRRASVVEA; this is encoded by the coding sequence ATGTCCTCATTCCCAAAAACACGGTTTCTTGACCGCACGACTCCGCCCCACATTGCAACCTTGATCCTGATGGCCGGCATAGGGGCGCTATCGCTCAACGTGTTTCTCCCGTCGCTACCTACTATGGCAGAACATTTTGGCGTCGAATACGCGCTGATGCAATTGTCAGTCTCTGCCTACCTCGCGACGACAGCGCTGGTACAAGTCGCAATTGGCCCGTTTTCAGATCGGTACGGCCGCAGACCCGTGATGATTGGCACTGTTGTCATCTTTACGATTGCAAGCGTTGGCGCCGTCTATGCCCCTAATTTTACAGTCTTTTTGATCTTTCGACTGCTGCAGACGGCAATCGCCACAGGTTTCGTGATCAGCCGCGCCGTTGTGCGCGATATGGTGCCACAAGATCAGGCCGCTTCTATGATCGGCTACGTCACGATGGGCATGTCGATTGTTCCGATGATGGGCCCCGCTGTGGGTGGCGTATTGGACGAAGCATTTGGCTGGCAGGCCTCGTTCTGGATGTTGGCAGGCGGCGGGTTGCTGCTGCTTATATTGCTGTATTTCGATCAGGGAGAGACATTCATCAAGCGCGAAGGCGGGTTTGCCGCACAAGTACGCGAATATCCCAAGCTGCTGACATCACAGCGGTTCTGGGGCTACTGCCTCGCGGCAGCCTTCGCATCCGGTGCGTTCTTTGCCTACCTTGGCGGCGCGCCTTTTGTTGGCACGGAGGTCTTCGCAATGGAACCTGCCGAGCTTGGCCTTTATTTTGGCTCACCCGCGATTGGCTATCTGATCGGCAACGGTCTGTCGGGCCGGTACTCGGTGCGTGTGGGGGTCAACCGAATGGTGCTGATTGGCGCGCTTTTGACGGTTGCGGGCATGTCGACACTGATGCTGCTTGACCTCGCTGGTTTCAGTTACCCACTTGTTTTCTTTGGATTTATGATCTGCATTGGCCTTGGGAACGGTATCCTTTTGCCAAACGCCAATGCCGGAATGCTATCTGTGCGCCCTGCCCTTGCGGGGTCTGCAGCGGGGCTTGGCGGTGCGTTCATGATCGGTGGTGGTGCTGCACTGTCAGTGATCGCGGGCTTCGTTCTTGGACCAGACACGGGCGCGCGACCGCTGATCATTTTGATGCTGCTGACGACACTTGCCTCTGTTGTCTGCGCGCTGTGGGTGATGCGCCGCGCTTCGGTGGTTGAGGCCTAA
- a CDS encoding acyl-CoA carboxylase subunit beta produces MTDILQELEDRREAARMGGGQRRIDSQHSKGKLSARERIELLVDDGSFEEFDTFVAHRSTDFGMEKNRPAGDGVVTGWGTVNGRQVYVYSQDFTVLGGSVSATHAAKITKIMDMAMQNGAPIIGINDSGGARIQEGVDSLGGYGEIFQRNIMASGVVPQISLIMGPCAGGAVYSPAMTDFIFMVKDSSYMFVTGPDVVKTVTNEVVTAEELGGATTHTRKSSVADAAFENDVEAIAEVRRLVDFLPLNNRQKPPVRPFFDNIDRIEPSLDTLIPDNPNQPYDMKELIHKIADEGDFYEIQAAFAGNILTGFIRLEGRSVGVVANQPMVLAGVLDIDSARKAARFVRFCDAFEIPILSLVDVPGFLPGVTQEYNGVIKHGAKLLFAYGEATVPKVTIITRKAYGGAYVVMSSKHLRGDINYAWPTAEIAVMGAKGATEIIHRGDLGDANRTAAHTKDYEARFANPFVAAERGFIDEVITPSATRKRLCRAFAGLRGKKMQMPWKKHDNIPL; encoded by the coding sequence ATGACCGACATCCTGCAAGAACTTGAAGACCGCCGCGAAGCCGCCCGTATGGGCGGGGGGCAAAGACGTATCGACAGCCAACACTCCAAAGGCAAATTGAGCGCGCGAGAGCGGATTGAGTTGTTGGTCGATGACGGCAGCTTTGAAGAGTTTGACACCTTCGTTGCCCACCGCAGCACCGATTTCGGGATGGAAAAAAACCGCCCCGCTGGCGACGGTGTTGTCACAGGTTGGGGGACGGTCAATGGCCGCCAAGTTTATGTGTATTCTCAGGATTTCACTGTTTTGGGTGGATCGGTGTCCGCCACCCACGCCGCCAAGATTACCAAGATCATGGATATGGCGATGCAGAACGGCGCGCCAATTATCGGCATTAACGATTCAGGCGGCGCGCGCATCCAAGAAGGCGTCGACAGCCTTGGCGGGTATGGTGAAATCTTTCAACGCAATATCATGGCGTCCGGCGTGGTGCCGCAAATCAGTCTGATTATGGGCCCATGCGCCGGCGGTGCAGTCTACTCCCCTGCGATGACCGACTTTATCTTTATGGTCAAAGACAGCTCCTATATGTTCGTGACCGGACCCGACGTGGTTAAGACCGTCACAAATGAAGTCGTCACAGCAGAAGAATTGGGCGGCGCGACCACCCATACCCGCAAATCGTCCGTTGCGGATGCTGCGTTTGAGAACGATGTTGAGGCGATCGCCGAAGTGCGTCGACTTGTCGACTTTTTGCCGCTGAACAATCGCCAAAAGCCGCCGGTTCGTCCGTTTTTTGATAACATCGACAGGATTGAACCCAGTCTTGATACACTGATCCCTGATAACCCGAACCAGCCCTATGATATGAAGGAGCTGATCCATAAGATCGCTGACGAGGGCGACTTTTATGAGATTCAGGCGGCTTTTGCAGGAAATATTCTGACAGGTTTTATCCGCCTCGAAGGGCGTTCTGTTGGCGTGGTTGCCAACCAGCCGATGGTATTGGCGGGCGTGCTTGATATCGACAGTGCCCGCAAAGCCGCGCGGTTTGTGCGGTTTTGTGATGCCTTCGAAATCCCGATCCTCAGCCTTGTGGATGTGCCCGGTTTCCTGCCCGGTGTGACGCAGGAATACAACGGCGTCATCAAACACGGCGCGAAGTTGCTGTTCGCATATGGCGAAGCGACGGTGCCAAAGGTCACGATCATCACCCGCAAAGCCTACGGCGGCGCCTATGTGGTCATGTCATCCAAGCATCTGCGCGGCGACATCAACTATGCATGGCCCACCGCGGAAATCGCGGTGATGGGGGCCAAGGGTGCGACGGAGATCATTCACCGCGGTGATCTTGGTGACGCCAATAGAACGGCAGCGCACACGAAAGACTATGAAGCCCGTTTTGCCAATCCGTTTGTGGCGGCTGAACGCGGCTTCATCGACGAAGTCATCACTCCGTCCGCGACTCGCAAACGGCTTTGCCGTGCGTTTGCCGGATTGCGGGGCAAAAAAATGCAGATGCCGTGGAAAAAACATGACAACATTCCGCTTTAA
- a CDS encoding thermonuclease family protein codes for MIRFCSLLLLLATPAFADFGGPIHVVDGDTLRVGDVTVRIHGIDAPETNQTCDDAQGRTWPCGAFVTEEISRRYEGKTATCELIELDRYGRSVAKCFVAGSDVGEQIVADGLAQAYRQYSMDYDLVEKSAQVLSLGLWAGTMQSPAAFRADQRAAVLDANPPSTPTDANCFIKGNISVSGQIYHMPHNRHYDNTRINENRGERWFCSEADAQAAGWRAARN; via the coding sequence ATTATCCGGTTTTGTTCTCTTCTTCTGCTTCTCGCTACGCCCGCATTTGCGGACTTTGGCGGTCCTATCCACGTGGTCGATGGGGATACATTGCGTGTGGGCGACGTTACTGTGCGCATTCACGGGATAGATGCGCCCGAAACTAACCAAACATGCGATGACGCACAGGGTCGAACTTGGCCCTGTGGCGCATTCGTAACGGAAGAAATCAGCCGTCGTTATGAGGGTAAAACGGCGACCTGCGAGCTCATTGAACTGGATCGATATGGCCGCAGCGTCGCCAAGTGTTTTGTCGCAGGCAGCGACGTGGGTGAACAGATCGTGGCAGATGGTTTGGCACAGGCCTATCGCCAATATTCAATGGATTATGATTTGGTGGAAAAATCAGCCCAAGTTCTCAGCCTTGGGCTTTGGGCGGGTACCATGCAATCGCCCGCCGCCTTTCGCGCAGATCAACGTGCCGCCGTGCTTGACGCGAACCCACCATCCACGCCAACAGACGCTAACTGCTTCATAAAAGGCAATATTTCGGTATCAGGCCAGATATATCACATGCCGCACAACCGCCACTACGACAACACCCGCATCAACGAGAACCGTGGTGAACGCTGGTTCTGTAGCGAAGCAGACGCCCAAGCCGCGGGCTGGCGTGCGGCGCGCAACTAG
- a CDS encoding CoxG family protein — MELIGTRIIAADRATVWTHLNNVETLRACIPGCEELTGTPETGFEAVVKQKVGPVKATFKGAVTLEDVNAPNSYRIVGEGKGGVAGFAKGAAEVTLADVEGGTELSYNVDAKVGGKLAQLGSRIVGGFAKKMADQFFEDFQAIVEETAPTES, encoded by the coding sequence ATGGAACTGATCGGCACACGCATTATCGCAGCGGACCGCGCCACTGTCTGGACACATCTGAACAATGTGGAAACATTGCGGGCCTGCATTCCGGGCTGTGAAGAATTGACTGGAACTCCCGAAACGGGGTTTGAGGCTGTCGTTAAACAAAAAGTTGGCCCCGTGAAGGCAACATTCAAAGGCGCCGTCACGCTGGAGGATGTGAACGCGCCAAATAGCTATCGCATCGTCGGCGAAGGCAAGGGTGGTGTCGCCGGATTCGCAAAGGGTGCAGCAGAGGTGACGTTGGCAGACGTCGAGGGCGGAACCGAGCTGTCCTACAATGTGGACGCAAAAGTTGGCGGCAAATTGGCACAACTCGGCAGCCGGATTGTCGGCGGCTTTGCCAAGAAAATGGCCGATCAATTCTTTGAGGACTTTCAAGCAATTGTCGAAGAAACGGCTCCGACTGAAAGCTAG
- a CDS encoding helix-turn-helix domain-containing protein, which yields MAPHKLYAGAKLRELRGRIGCTQKAFAEKLGVSLPYLNQMENNNRPVSTTVVLALAQEFGFDVTELQSGDEARLVGDMREALADPIFGGPTPPLADLRLAASNAPALARAFLELHTAYRQTHERLASLDEALGREDSQLSPSPWEEVRDFFHYCDNYIDAVDHAAERFASKADGDIDGAARRALAESGVRVVNYDDGAIRHYDPQTHVLSLSTKSTHATQRFQLLLQVALIKQDKLLEATLDLARFQSPQARSIAKVGLANYFAGAAMMPYRVFLAAAQETRHDLERMADRFGASLEQVAHRLSTLQRPGAKGIPFFFVRVDPAGTITKRHSATTLQFARFGGACPLWNVHSAFETPGRWLRQLAQTPDGVRYFCLARDVSKPGGAWGIPTRRYAIGLGCEVKHASALVYADHMMVEHAAAFVPIGISCRICERNACPHRSVPPLASQLRVDPNERGMLPYQLE from the coding sequence TTGGCACCACATAAATTATACGCCGGGGCGAAATTACGTGAATTGCGCGGACGCATCGGCTGCACGCAAAAGGCGTTCGCTGAAAAACTGGGCGTATCACTACCCTATCTGAACCAGATGGAAAACAACAACAGACCGGTGTCGACGACGGTGGTCCTTGCACTGGCACAGGAATTCGGGTTCGACGTGACAGAACTGCAATCAGGCGATGAGGCGCGTCTTGTCGGCGATATGCGCGAAGCACTGGCCGACCCGATTTTTGGCGGCCCCACACCGCCGCTTGCCGATTTGCGATTGGCTGCATCCAACGCCCCCGCCCTAGCCCGGGCTTTTCTAGAATTGCACACAGCCTACCGCCAAACCCATGAACGCTTGGCGTCACTGGACGAAGCATTGGGGCGCGAAGACAGTCAATTGTCACCCTCACCATGGGAAGAAGTGCGTGACTTCTTTCACTATTGCGACAACTACATAGATGCTGTGGATCACGCGGCAGAACGGTTTGCGAGCAAAGCCGACGGTGACATTGACGGGGCAGCGCGGCGCGCGCTGGCCGAAAGCGGAGTGCGGGTTGTCAATTATGACGATGGCGCAATTCGCCATTATGACCCGCAAACCCATGTGCTGTCGCTCTCCACCAAGTCCACCCATGCGACCCAACGGTTCCAGCTTTTGTTGCAAGTTGCACTGATCAAACAAGATAAACTGCTGGAGGCGACGCTGGATTTGGCGCGATTCCAATCACCACAAGCCCGCAGCATCGCCAAGGTCGGGCTGGCAAATTATTTTGCCGGTGCCGCGATGATGCCGTATCGCGTGTTCCTAGCAGCGGCGCAGGAAACGCGCCACGATCTGGAACGTATGGCGGATCGATTTGGCGCGTCGCTTGAACAGGTTGCACATAGATTGTCGACACTGCAACGCCCCGGTGCCAAGGGTATCCCGTTCTTTTTCGTACGGGTTGATCCGGCCGGAACGATCACCAAGCGCCATTCGGCCACAACATTGCAGTTCGCGCGGTTCGGCGGCGCCTGCCCGCTTTGGAATGTGCACAGCGCCTTTGAAACGCCCGGCCGCTGGTTGCGGCAGTTGGCGCAAACCCCTGACGGAGTTCGATATTTCTGCCTTGCGCGCGATGTCAGCAAACCGGGGGGCGCGTGGGGCATCCCGACGCGGCGCTATGCGATCGGGCTTGGTTGTGAGGTCAAACATGCCAGCGCGCTGGTCTATGCCGATCACATGATGGTGGAGCACGCGGCGGCGTTTGTTCCCATCGGAATTTCGTGTCGTATTTGTGAGCGCAATGCCTGCCCGCACCGATCTGTGCCACCCTTGGCAAGTCAACTTCGCGTGGACCCGAACGAACGCGGCATGTTACCGTATCAATTAGAATAA